GGAGTTGGACATACGATTCCACCGCACCGTGTCAACTATCGAGCGAACCTGTGGGCCTTGAAAGTAGCGGGGGCCAATCGGATCCTGGCAGTCAACGCGGTAGGCGGAATCCATGCCGATCTCGGTCCTGGGCGCATTGTCATTCCCGAGCAGATTATCGATTACACTTTTGATCGGGAGCATACCTATTGCGACGGTAATCCAGGGATGATGCCAACCCCCGATGAGCAGAACAACGAGGAAATTCATGTTACTCATGTTGATTTTACCTATCCCTATTGTATGACTCTACGAGCGCGGCTCCTTGCTGCTTCGGCAGCAGCGGGGATCGACATCTATTTTGGAGGTACCTATGGCGCCACCCAGGGGCCGCGTCTGGAAAGCAAAGCAGAAATTGACCGCATGGAGCGCGATGGCTGTCACATGGTGGGCATGACTGGGATGCCCGAAGCGGGTCTTGCCAAAGAATTAGGCTTGTGCTACGCATGTTGCGCAGTCGTATCCAATTGGGCCGCCGGACGCGCAGACACCGACATTTCAACCGTGCAGATGGAGCGCGTGTTGCGTACTGCGATGGATAAGGTGCGGGTTCTTATCGAGCCGCTCATGCTGGGGCTGTAAAGTGACAATTCGTACCTTATTACGGATGGGTCATCCGCTCCTGGTCAATATCGCCGAGCCGGTCACCACTTTCGATACTCCTCAACTCCACGACCTGGTACAAGATCTCCGCGACACCATGGAGGCTCATCAGGGCGTTGGGTTGGCTGCTCCCCAAATTGGAGTGGGGTTGCGGGTGGTAGTCTTTGGCCTGAGGAGTCATTCCAATTATCCTCATATCGAAGAGATTCCCTTTACCA
This region of Gammaproteobacteria bacterium genomic DNA includes:
- a CDS encoding S-methyl-5'-thioinosine phosphorylase, with the protein product MKSASGKVLAIIAGSGLTSLPDLKITQVDENISTPYGEPSGPLTHGILYQREILFLVRHGVGHTIPPHRVNYRANLWALKVAGANRILAVNAVGGIHADLGPGRIVIPEQIIDYTFDREHTYCDGNPGMMPTPDEQNNEEIHVTHVDFTYPYCMTLRARLLAASAAAGIDIYFGGTYGATQGPRLESKAEIDRMERDGCHMVGMTGMPEAGLAKELGLCYACCAVVSNWAAGRADTDISTVQMERVLRTAMDKVRVLIEPLMLGL